The segment CATGGCCTCTGACTTGACCTCAGCCTTTGGTTCTTCACATTCAGGGTTCAGCTTAGTCATGGAGTCTGTGTCCATCAAGTGTAACTTACTGCTATCACTAGACTGTTTCTCAGCCTTCGCCTGTCGTATGTTGTGGATCTCTTTTGCATCCATGACGATGAAGAAGATATCAACTGCTACAAAGAAAGCAGAGACTATTCCTGTTGCCATCTCTAGAGCACGCACTGCCCTAGCAATTTGAGCTGCCACCTTGCCACTGGAGGCCACATGGACCAATCGGACAAGCTCTGGGACGCTCACTAGGCCCCTCCCAACCATCGCCCCAGCATTTGCTAGCTTCTCTGCATTTAAAATGCCTCTTTCTGTGGTAAAGGAGCCACTCATCTGCGGTGTCTCCAAACCCTCAGCGATGTTTTGTAGAGATGTCACCACAGAGTTAATCTTCTCCTGGAACtccttgatgatgttgttgatggCTTTGCGGTCAGTAGACTGATTGACCATGTTGGTGATGTTGGATACTCCGGCTGTGGCTCCACCAGCGACAGCCACCCCAACACCCACTCCTGTAACGATCAGGGAGGCGCCCAGAGTGAAGGGAGCCAGGATGAGGCCTACTATGGAAGTGATTCCTCCAGCTGCCCCAATAACACCTCCAGTCAGACTGCCTATGGTGGTGCCCTGGTGCACACACTCCAAGCCGTCTGCCAGGGTTCTCAGAGTGTTCAAGTTTGTCTGGAGCTCCTCCACAGTTTTTTCATTCTGTAAGAAAATGAATTTAGACAGATGGATGAATGGGTGGACAGACAAACATATCATTTGATTGAAGGATGGAAATATGGACGGAATTTATGGATGAATGAGTGAATGAACAAACAATTGTATCATATCATCATGTATTGCAAACCTTTTTTGTGAGGAAACTAATAATGAAGGGTTTTGCCAGGATTTCACCAGCTGAAGGTCTACTGGTCGGTTCTTGTTGGAAGATGTCACACAGTAGTTGATGGAGCTCAGGTGAGAAACTCTCTGGGAGAGATGGGTAAGGACCCTCCCGTATTTTGGGAATGAGCTCTATTGTGCTTGCTGCAGTGAACTGTTATGAAAGAACTGTTACTATCACACTGCGTGTTGCTTTAGCAAGAGGCAAATGAGGAGATGGAGACATTACTTACTGCACTCTGAAGCATACACAACTCGTACAGCACACATCCCAAGGACCAAATATCACTGCAAATGAGGGAAAATGCATTGATATTTCACTCTCCATAGGGATTTCTCATGGGAGGCAAATGTTCATTATAGAAATATTATCTTTGTTTTTGCCAAACATATGACATCACAGGGTTGCAGGTCCCCTTTGATAAATGTGTCTTtgtttttatttagaatttaCCTTTTAGTGTCATAAATTCCACCAGTCAGAATCTCTGGGCCTAAATAACCCTCCATTCCATTGTCTGAAGATCCAGATGGGGAAGCACTGGGAGGAGAGATACTCATTAGCAGACAAACATTTAACAGGATGTGACATCTATGTATTC is part of the Oncorhynchus clarkii lewisi isolate Uvic-CL-2024 unplaced genomic scaffold, UVic_Ocla_1.0 unplaced_contig_5256_pilon_pilon, whole genome shotgun sequence genome and harbors:
- the LOC139396476 gene encoding uncharacterized protein; this encodes MGNTPSVLEKKGYTILRKVENGVIATDKNGDQFVIKEIKLNETSVMNSSAGDIIDEVETLLQINHPHISSHKNSFQDDESYYVVMDHCDGGNLAQKIKEGNPFSEEQIMDWFVKICMALKHVHGLGLLHRDLRPQNIFLTKFGTLCLGDFGRVNENASPSGSSDNGMEGYLGPEILTGGIYDTKSDIWSLGCVLYELCMLQSAFTAASTIELIPKIREGPYPSLPESFSPELHQLLCDIFQQEPTSRPSAGEILAKPFIISFLTKKNEKTVEELQTNLNTLRTLADGLECVHQGTTIGSLTGGVIGAAGGITSIVGLILAPFTLGASLIVTGVGVGVAVAGGATAGVSNITNMVNQSTDRKAINNIIKEFQEKINSVVTSLQNIAEGLETPQMSGSFTTERGILNAEKLANAGAMVGRGLVSVPELVRLVHVASSGKVAAQIARAVRALEMATGIVSAFFVAVDIFFIVMDAKEIHNIRQAKAEKQSSDSSKLHLMDTDSMTKLNPECEEPKAEVKSEAMKFTQTIRQTADQLQQSLDELSDVIETILSCSDYKIIRNKK